In one window of Opitutus sp. GAS368 DNA:
- a CDS encoding aldolase/citrate lyase family protein yields MKLRSSRVLKLLREKQLPTVLKVNLSDPRVTEIAGLCGADAVWLCTEHVPNDWIGLENQIRAARVHNIDSLVRVGRGSYSDYIRPFEADATGIIVPHVASAAEARQIVEWVRFHPVGKRALDGGNTDGQFCLVPLEDYIRHSNSERIVILQIESPEALENVEAIAAVPGFDGILFGPGDFSHRIGKAGQLDAPEVVAARRRIAAAARQHGKFCMTAGLIAPMADLVAEGYHVIGIGADVVALTGYVKQRLDLIRGHISALPPAIKPPVRSPYA; encoded by the coding sequence ATGAAACTCCGCTCCAGTCGGGTGCTCAAGCTCCTCCGCGAAAAACAACTGCCCACCGTCCTGAAGGTGAATCTCTCCGACCCGCGCGTCACCGAGATCGCCGGCCTGTGCGGCGCCGATGCCGTCTGGCTCTGCACCGAACATGTGCCCAACGACTGGATCGGCCTCGAAAACCAGATCCGCGCCGCCCGGGTGCACAACATCGACTCGCTGGTGCGGGTCGGCCGGGGCAGCTACAGCGACTACATCCGCCCCTTCGAAGCCGACGCCACCGGCATCATCGTGCCGCACGTCGCCAGCGCCGCGGAGGCGCGCCAGATCGTCGAGTGGGTCCGCTTCCATCCCGTCGGCAAGCGCGCCCTCGATGGCGGCAACACCGACGGTCAGTTCTGCCTGGTTCCGCTGGAGGACTACATCCGCCATTCCAACAGCGAACGGATCGTGATCCTGCAGATCGAGTCGCCGGAGGCCCTGGAGAACGTCGAGGCGATCGCCGCCGTGCCCGGCTTCGACGGCATCCTTTTCGGCCCCGGTGATTTCAGCCACCGGATCGGCAAGGCGGGCCAGCTCGACGCCCCCGAGGTCGTGGCCGCCCGGCGGCGTATCGCCGCCGCCGCCCGCCAGCACGGCAAGTTCTGCATGACCGCCGGGCTCATCGCCCCGATGGCCGACCTCGTCGCCGAGGGCTACCATGTCATCGGCATTGGCGCCGATGTCGTGGCGCTCACCGGATATGTCAAGCAACGCCTTGATCTGATCCGGGGCCACATCTCCGCCCTGCCCCCCGCCATCAAGCCGCCGGTCCGCTCCCCCTACGCCTGA
- a CDS encoding Gfo/Idh/MocA family oxidoreductase produces the protein MSLVPHPQAIRLALIGSTPGNGHPYSWSAMFNGYNREAMTKECPFAGIPVYLNKQPADTLTIPGAKVTHICCIGNGGFTAEHVAHCSLIPHVVKQPTDVIGHVDAVIIATDIGGEHVARARPFVEAGLPVFIDKPLTDNAADLQVFRAWVAAGRAIMSSSSMRYAKEYLPYRISTRELGDLRYVSITTPKSWETYGIHALEGMYPILGPGFVSARNTGTPDRNVVHLKHRGGADVVVVANTDMYGGFGLLQLIGTAGHVNVATGDTFFSFKSQLEAFIGYLRTGRRPFPFDETVELMQLLIAALRSREQGGREVALAEI, from the coding sequence ATGAGCCTTGTCCCCCATCCCCAAGCCATCCGCCTCGCCCTGATCGGTTCCACGCCGGGCAACGGCCACCCGTATTCCTGGAGCGCGATGTTCAACGGCTACAATCGCGAGGCGATGACCAAGGAGTGCCCCTTCGCCGGCATCCCGGTCTACCTGAACAAGCAGCCGGCCGACACGCTCACCATCCCCGGCGCCAAGGTCACCCACATCTGCTGCATCGGCAACGGCGGCTTCACCGCCGAGCACGTCGCGCATTGCTCCCTCATCCCGCATGTCGTGAAGCAACCCACGGATGTGATCGGCCACGTGGACGCCGTCATCATCGCGACCGACATCGGCGGCGAGCACGTCGCGCGCGCGCGGCCGTTCGTCGAGGCCGGCCTGCCGGTCTTCATCGACAAGCCGCTCACGGACAACGCGGCCGACCTGCAGGTCTTCCGGGCATGGGTCGCCGCCGGCCGGGCGATCATGTCGTCCAGCAGCATGCGCTACGCCAAGGAATACCTGCCCTACCGGATCTCCACCCGCGAACTGGGCGATCTGCGCTATGTGAGCATTACCACGCCCAAGAGCTGGGAAACCTACGGCATCCATGCGCTCGAGGGCATGTATCCGATCCTGGGGCCCGGTTTCGTCAGCGCGCGCAACACGGGCACGCCCGACCGCAATGTCGTCCACCTCAAGCATCGCGGCGGGGCCGATGTGGTCGTCGTGGCCAATACCGACATGTATGGCGGCTTCGGCCTGCTTCAGCTCATCGGGACGGCCGGCCACGTGAATGTGGCGACCGGCGACACCTTCTTCTCGTTCAAGTCCCAGCTCGAGGCGTTCATCGGCTACCTGCGCACCGGCCGGCGCCCCTTCCCCTTCGACGAGACCGTCGAGCTCATGCAGCTCCTCATTGCCGCCCTCCGCAGCCGCGAACAGGGCGGCCGCGAGGTGGCCCTGGCCGAAATCTGA
- a CDS encoding Gfo/Idh/MocA family oxidoreductase, with product MHSILVIGAGSIGERHLRCFLNTGRARVTACDTDPVLLQTIAKTYHAPVATDWQQAIASGQFGAVVVCTPAPFHVPMATQALQRGLDVLIEKPLSQSLAGVADLIALRDATRRRAVVAYVLHVYPLLTQAREFLQAGELGPVLHATCTSGQYFPGGRPAHAVPYAKTYYRDRRTGGGAIQDALTHTANWMESVLGPTDSVLCDCAHQALPEVTVEDTVNLSARHGRVLVNYTLNQFQAPNESTLQFNTARGSVKIELHHRRWGSFRLGDKDWTWHEVPAADRDAPFQSQANRFLDLIEGKSAPMCSLEAALQTLRFNLSAIASAETGARVHCATVPDCLQNPPNP from the coding sequence ATGCATTCCATTCTCGTCATCGGCGCCGGCAGTATTGGTGAGAGGCATTTGCGCTGCTTCCTGAATACCGGGCGGGCGCGGGTGACGGCCTGCGACACGGATCCGGTTTTGCTGCAAACCATTGCGAAAACCTACCACGCCCCGGTCGCCACCGACTGGCAACAGGCCATCGCCAGCGGGCAATTCGGCGCCGTGGTCGTTTGCACGCCCGCCCCGTTCCATGTGCCCATGGCCACGCAGGCGCTGCAGCGAGGTCTGGATGTCCTCATTGAGAAGCCGCTCTCCCAGTCCCTGGCCGGCGTGGCCGACCTCATCGCCCTGCGGGACGCCACGCGCCGCCGGGCGGTGGTCGCCTATGTGCTGCACGTCTACCCGCTCCTGACGCAGGCGCGGGAGTTCCTGCAGGCGGGCGAGCTCGGGCCCGTGCTGCACGCCACCTGCACGAGCGGGCAGTATTTTCCCGGCGGCCGCCCGGCCCATGCCGTGCCCTACGCCAAAACCTACTACCGCGACCGGCGCACCGGCGGCGGGGCGATTCAGGATGCGCTGACGCATACGGCCAACTGGATGGAAAGCGTGCTCGGACCGACCGACAGCGTCCTCTGCGACTGCGCCCATCAGGCGCTGCCGGAAGTCACCGTTGAGGACACGGTCAACCTGAGCGCGCGCCACGGCCGCGTCCTGGTCAATTACACCCTGAACCAATTCCAGGCCCCCAACGAGAGCACGCTGCAGTTCAACACCGCCCGGGGCAGCGTGAAGATCGAGCTGCACCACCGCCGGTGGGGCTCGTTCCGGCTCGGCGACAAGGACTGGACCTGGCACGAGGTGCCGGCCGCGGATCGCGACGCGCCGTTCCAGAGCCAGGCCAACCGCTTCCTGGACCTCATCGAGGGCAAGTCCGCGCCGATGTGCTCGCTCGAGGCCGCTCTCCAGACCCTCCGCTTCAACCTCTCGGCCATCGCCTCCGCTGAAACCGGCGCGCGCGTGCACTGCGCCACCGTGCCGGACTGTCTCCAGAACCCCCCGAACCCATGA
- a CDS encoding TonB-dependent receptor plug domain-containing protein yields MNIVPVIEALRRRAVFVCATFLALTTGVHAQVAASAPADSKKADDVLNLSVYRVNSTQDTGYNATSATPFKTKQAMSDIPQSITVVTRDMLNDLGEVDLEKVLTYVGGVPLFSGELYQLRGSNALSTYPVVDGQIDRTVFMDNVYIDSMEIIRGPAALLYPNSNLTGIINKTTKRPQARPMSSLSLSVTDFGQWRLVGDTTGPIGKLGDGQVNYRLVGGLQRGDAYFTNTKEDRTMFHPSVQWEDENTTAMIAFDYQKIVRPSNPTGILQPNGVVFTGNGRENSLFMPPGASETHEHQGVRGLVTHRLSRNWETRLGLDYNHLHRTGSIVLPTGGVNWDTRTISFFNRRNDIKLDNASVSLDTNGIYEIAGMKFQSTFGFTITTQKAIQALWTNTNFGGPGVTFNVRPLDNPDVNSLPVLPFDSYVAPANPGSRTKDTYGNFYYQQNIDVIKDHLILVGGYAKFTDETSLISNFTTTTPASVVGINSNLHRFGAVAQFLDKKLSFYAMTGNTQLPRSPTAILQDGSSAPAPSGSGKEIGTKVSLFNNRVNATVSYFDLKTSGLSVFGGVLPDGRSYNIPVGQTRAKGVDGEIGVGVTREFELVCNFYTGTVKDQNGNPVDNSYKNTVGILSKYSFRDGPLKGLELGAGGYRTGGRVTATGALTYVGKPAFIENKAEPIVKLFANYAVTQHLSLKLQLDNLFDKVVPLAINSAVLAEVNLPRTFTMRADYKF; encoded by the coding sequence ATGAATATTGTTCCGGTGATCGAAGCTTTGCGTCGTCGTGCAGTTTTTGTCTGCGCGACTTTTCTGGCCCTGACGACAGGGGTTCACGCCCAAGTGGCCGCGTCGGCGCCCGCCGACAGCAAGAAGGCGGATGATGTCCTGAACCTGTCGGTCTACCGCGTTAACTCGACTCAGGATACCGGCTACAACGCGACGAGCGCGACGCCGTTCAAAACGAAGCAGGCGATGTCCGACATCCCGCAGTCCATCACGGTGGTCACGCGCGACATGCTCAACGACCTCGGCGAAGTGGACCTGGAAAAGGTGCTGACCTACGTGGGTGGCGTGCCGCTCTTCAGCGGTGAACTCTACCAATTGCGCGGGAGCAACGCCTTGTCCACCTACCCGGTGGTGGATGGACAGATCGACCGCACGGTCTTCATGGACAATGTCTACATCGACTCGATGGAGATCATCCGTGGCCCGGCGGCCTTGCTGTATCCCAATTCGAATCTCACGGGTATTATCAACAAAACCACCAAACGACCCCAGGCCCGGCCGATGAGCTCACTTTCGCTGAGTGTGACGGACTTCGGCCAGTGGCGTCTCGTGGGCGACACGACGGGCCCGATCGGGAAGCTGGGCGATGGCCAGGTCAACTATCGCCTGGTTGGCGGGCTGCAGCGCGGAGATGCCTATTTCACCAACACCAAGGAGGACCGGACGATGTTCCATCCTTCCGTGCAGTGGGAGGATGAAAACACCACGGCCATGATCGCCTTCGATTATCAGAAGATTGTCCGGCCCTCGAATCCCACCGGCATTCTGCAGCCGAATGGCGTGGTTTTCACCGGCAACGGCCGCGAGAACAGCCTTTTCATGCCGCCGGGCGCCTCCGAGACGCACGAGCACCAAGGGGTTCGCGGCCTCGTGACACACAGGCTTTCACGCAATTGGGAAACCCGGCTCGGATTGGATTATAACCATCTGCATCGGACCGGCTCCATTGTCTTGCCCACGGGCGGCGTCAATTGGGACACCCGCACGATCAGCTTTTTCAATCGGCGCAATGACATCAAGTTGGATAATGCCTCCGTCTCCCTGGATACGAATGGAATCTACGAGATTGCCGGGATGAAATTCCAGAGCACCTTTGGCTTCACCATTACGACGCAAAAAGCGATCCAAGCGCTCTGGACCAACACCAATTTCGGCGGGCCCGGTGTCACCTTTAATGTGCGTCCGCTCGACAATCCCGACGTGAATTCCCTGCCGGTCCTGCCCTTCGATTCCTATGTGGCCCCGGCCAATCCCGGCAGCCGGACCAAGGATACGTATGGGAATTTCTATTACCAGCAGAACATCGACGTGATCAAAGACCACCTGATCCTGGTGGGCGGCTACGCCAAGTTCACGGACGAAACCTCTCTCATATCGAACTTCACCACGACCACGCCGGCCAGTGTGGTTGGGATAAACAGTAATCTGCACCGGTTCGGGGCGGTGGCTCAGTTCCTCGACAAGAAATTGTCATTCTATGCCATGACGGGCAACACCCAGTTGCCGCGGAGCCCCACGGCGATCCTGCAGGATGGGTCCTCGGCGCCCGCGCCTTCCGGCAGTGGCAAGGAAATTGGCACCAAAGTGAGCCTGTTCAATAATCGAGTAAATGCGACCGTGTCTTACTTCGATCTCAAGACCAGCGGCCTGAGTGTGTTCGGCGGTGTTTTGCCCGATGGCCGCTCCTACAATATCCCAGTCGGTCAGACCAGGGCCAAGGGTGTTGACGGGGAGATCGGCGTCGGCGTCACCCGGGAATTCGAGCTGGTCTGCAATTTCTACACCGGCACCGTGAAGGATCAGAACGGAAATCCCGTCGACAATTCCTACAAGAACACGGTCGGTATCCTCTCGAAATATAGCTTCCGCGACGGTCCGCTGAAAGGCCTCGAGCTCGGCGCCGGTGGTTATCGCACCGGAGGCCGCGTCACGGCCACGGGAGCACTGACCTACGTCGGCAAACCCGCGTTCATCGAGAACAAGGCGGAGCCCATCGTGAAGCTCTTCGCCAACTACGCGGTCACCCAGCATCTCTCCCTGAAGCTGCAGTTGGATAATCTCTTCGACAAGGTCGTGCCCCTGGCCATCAACTCGGCGGTGCTGGCCGAGGTAAATCTTCCGCGCACCTTCACGATGCGCGCTGATTACAAGTTCTGA
- a CDS encoding gluconate 2-dehydrogenase subunit 3 family protein — MLCLRGESAAASDSPVGPAAAPDAGPPDGVYLFFSPDEAGLVESLVDHMCPPDELTPGGVDCGLAIFIDRQLAGAFGQGDRLYLHGPFRAGLPEDGYQRPMTPAQYFKAGVRAFDEHCLRRQGAGFARLDASAKEPSLVEVAAGRWDDATGFPLGTWFNELIYPLFEQACFADPAYGGNRRKVFWKMIGYPGLPAVNGLNMVRYRGKPFPGASIPQSMEDFA, encoded by the coding sequence TTGCTCTGCCTGCGCGGCGAAAGCGCGGCGGCTTCCGACTCTCCCGTCGGGCCTGCCGCCGCGCCGGACGCGGGCCCCCCGGACGGCGTCTACCTTTTCTTCAGCCCGGACGAGGCGGGATTGGTCGAGTCCTTGGTCGATCACATGTGTCCCCCCGATGAGCTCACTCCCGGTGGCGTTGACTGCGGCCTCGCGATCTTCATTGACCGCCAACTGGCCGGAGCCTTTGGCCAGGGCGATCGACTTTATCTGCACGGGCCATTTCGCGCCGGTCTGCCGGAAGACGGTTATCAGAGGCCCATGACCCCAGCTCAGTATTTCAAGGCCGGCGTCCGCGCCTTCGACGAGCACTGCCTTCGCCGCCAGGGGGCGGGCTTTGCCCGCCTCGACGCGTCCGCCAAGGAGCCGTCCCTGGTCGAGGTCGCCGCAGGACGATGGGACGATGCCACCGGGTTTCCGCTCGGGACCTGGTTCAACGAGCTGATCTATCCGCTATTCGAGCAGGCGTGTTTTGCGGACCCGGCGTATGGCGGCAACCGCCGCAAGGTTTTCTGGAAAATGATCGGGTATCCGGGCCTGCCCGCGGTCAACGGTCTCAACATGGTCCGCTATCGCGGCAAACCCTTTCCCGGCGCGAGCATCCCGCAGTCGATGGAGGATTTTGCCTGA
- a CDS encoding GMC family oxidoreductase — MKSMPHRAVAVIGGGLAGGLVARQLARQRIDTVVLERGGDRHGGAEGRLPTQRDELRWDARTGLMQDAASETYTFRRESSATSRPMRRLTAFLPGSGVGGAASHWNGQVFRWVDYNLSLRSRYEQRYGKDAIPADMPLQNWGVGYSELEPYHELFEKLFGISGRAGNLRGAIQPGGNPFEAPRQNPYPQAPLERTEAGRIFEETVGREFGYHPFPSPAANSSGAYENPDGMRLGACQYCGHCERFICEANAKGTPDLLLYPWLARQPGFALRPHSQVLAIEHDAATGRAHGVRYLDLATGEECFQPADAVVLSAFTLTNTRLLLTGRLGRAYDPATGSGVVGRNFCYQANSGIAVFMRDRWINPFLAAGCTGTLIDEFNDDNFDHAGLGFLGGGYIGVNVSSGRPIGSRRLPPGTPRWGSAWKRANAEWYAHAFAVGVQGSCYPHRDNYLDLDPDYADAFGQPLLRMTFDFRANEQKLSAYCTAQAARIAHAMGATVVGPAVPRAAPFDARVYQGTHVTGGTPMGPDPATSVVSPRLQHWDVENLFVVGASVFPQNAGHNPTGPVAALALRLGDDLGRYLAHPGHLS; from the coding sequence ATGAAATCGATGCCACATCGCGCCGTCGCGGTGATCGGAGGCGGTCTCGCCGGCGGGCTGGTCGCCCGGCAGCTGGCGCGGCAGCGCATTGACACCGTGGTATTGGAACGCGGCGGCGATCGTCACGGCGGTGCCGAAGGACGGCTGCCGACGCAGCGGGACGAATTGCGGTGGGATGCCCGCACGGGGCTGATGCAGGATGCCGCCTCGGAGACTTACACATTCCGCCGCGAAAGCTCCGCGACCTCGCGGCCCATGCGCCGCCTCACGGCCTTCCTGCCGGGGAGCGGGGTGGGGGGCGCGGCCAGTCATTGGAACGGGCAGGTTTTTCGCTGGGTCGATTACAATCTTAGCCTGCGTTCGCGGTATGAGCAGCGCTACGGCAAGGACGCCATCCCGGCGGACATGCCGCTGCAGAACTGGGGCGTAGGCTATAGTGAGCTCGAGCCGTACCACGAGCTCTTCGAAAAACTTTTCGGCATCTCCGGTCGCGCGGGCAATCTGCGTGGCGCCATCCAGCCCGGCGGCAATCCATTCGAGGCCCCGCGCCAGAATCCATATCCCCAGGCCCCGCTCGAACGCACGGAGGCCGGGCGGATCTTCGAGGAAACCGTGGGGCGCGAGTTCGGTTATCATCCGTTTCCCTCGCCGGCGGCGAATTCCAGCGGTGCCTATGAGAATCCCGACGGCATGCGACTGGGCGCCTGCCAGTACTGCGGTCACTGCGAGCGCTTCATCTGCGAAGCCAACGCCAAGGGCACGCCCGACCTGCTCCTCTATCCATGGCTGGCGCGGCAGCCGGGCTTTGCCCTCCGCCCGCACAGCCAGGTGCTCGCCATCGAACACGATGCCGCGACCGGGCGCGCTCACGGCGTGCGCTACCTTGACCTGGCGACGGGGGAGGAGTGCTTCCAGCCCGCCGACGCGGTTGTCCTGTCCGCCTTCACGCTGACGAACACCCGCCTGCTGCTGACTGGTCGCCTCGGCCGGGCCTATGATCCCGCAACGGGCTCGGGCGTGGTCGGCCGCAACTTTTGCTACCAAGCCAATTCTGGCATCGCGGTCTTCATGCGTGACCGCTGGATCAATCCCTTCCTGGCGGCGGGTTGCACCGGAACGCTCATCGACGAGTTCAATGACGACAACTTCGACCACGCCGGGCTCGGTTTTCTTGGCGGTGGCTACATCGGGGTTAATGTCAGTTCCGGCCGGCCGATTGGCTCCCGCCGCCTGCCCCCGGGGACACCTCGTTGGGGCTCGGCCTGGAAGCGCGCGAACGCGGAGTGGTATGCCCACGCCTTCGCAGTCGGTGTCCAAGGCAGCTGCTATCCGCACCGGGACAATTACCTCGACCTCGATCCAGACTACGCCGACGCGTTCGGCCAGCCGCTGTTGCGGATGACATTCGATTTCCGCGCGAACGAGCAGAAGCTTTCCGCTTATTGCACGGCGCAAGCCGCGCGAATCGCCCACGCGATGGGCGCGACCGTGGTGGGCCCGGCCGTCCCGCGGGCGGCGCCTTTCGATGCCCGTGTTTACCAGGGCACGCACGTGACCGGTGGCACCCCGATGGGCCCGGACCCGGCCACGAGTGTGGTGTCGCCTCGGCTGCAGCATTGGGACGTGGAGAACCTCTTCGTGGTCGGCGCCTCGGTTTTTCCGCAGAATGCCGGCCACAATCCCACCGGGCCGGTCGCCGCGCTGGCGTTGAGATTGGGCGACGATCTCGGGAGATATCTGGCCCATCCGGGCCATCTCTCATGA
- a CDS encoding c-type cytochrome: protein MKRIISILCLAGILDAATGSEPALGDVERGRKVFATCAACHREVSAEVPNPGPDLRGVLGRPSASMPNFRYSRALRNAKWTWSEAALNSFLTDPQAAVPGNTMPFPGLPDDAQRQDLIAYLKTFK from the coding sequence ATGAAGCGAATCATCTCCATCCTCTGCCTGGCTGGCATCCTCGATGCGGCCACCGGCTCCGAGCCAGCTTTGGGAGACGTGGAGCGCGGTCGCAAGGTGTTTGCGACGTGTGCGGCCTGCCACCGGGAGGTCTCGGCCGAAGTGCCCAACCCCGGCCCGGATCTGCGCGGCGTTTTAGGCCGCCCTTCGGCGAGCATGCCCAATTTCCGCTACAGTCGTGCGCTCCGCAATGCGAAGTGGACGTGGAGCGAGGCTGCCCTCAATTCATTCCTTACCGATCCGCAAGCGGCGGTTCCGGGAAATACAATGCCGTTTCCCGGACTGCCCGACGACGCCCAGCGCCAGGACCTGATCGCGTACCTCAAAACTTTCAAATGA
- a CDS encoding alpha-hydroxy acid oxidase, translated as MSRKQFMAALGVGSLALNSLEGTTTAPVGTASSPLPAGSAPLEPLLNLDDVEAQARAIMLPSVYDFVSGAAADELTVRWNREKYRDIRLQARVLRDLSGLDCSTTLLGQRMAAPILLAPTSGHRLSHPEGELATARGAGAFGATMVLSSGSNTSIEDVMSVATHPVWFQLYVLKDRGLTRALVERVQAAGVKALCVTVDSPLDGARNRQQRAHVQLPPGVTYPHYAGLRDAISIQTLDVVKPFNLMWSDIEWLRSFIKVPMLLKGVMNPADAATGLKAGADGIIVSNHGGRCLDTQPATIEALPRVVAAVNGRVPVIVDGGIRRGTDIVKALALGAAAVQIGRPYVYGLAAGGAPGVTHVLKILRQELLMAMSLLGCPTLASIDRTILWK; from the coding sequence ATGAGTCGCAAACAATTCATGGCTGCGTTGGGTGTCGGCAGCCTCGCCCTCAATTCGCTTGAAGGCACGACCACGGCACCTGTTGGGACGGCCAGTTCGCCTTTGCCGGCGGGCTCCGCTCCGCTTGAGCCGCTGCTGAACCTCGATGATGTCGAGGCACAAGCCCGCGCGATCATGCTGCCGTCGGTATACGACTTCGTCTCCGGTGCCGCAGCCGACGAACTTACCGTCCGGTGGAACCGCGAGAAGTATCGCGACATCCGCCTCCAAGCTCGAGTGCTCCGGGATTTGTCCGGCTTGGATTGTTCGACCACCCTGCTGGGCCAGCGCATGGCGGCGCCCATTTTGCTGGCGCCGACGTCCGGTCACCGGCTGTCACATCCCGAGGGCGAGCTGGCCACGGCCCGCGGGGCGGGCGCCTTTGGTGCGACCATGGTGCTCAGCTCCGGCTCGAACACGAGCATTGAGGACGTGATGAGCGTCGCGACCCACCCGGTGTGGTTCCAACTTTATGTATTAAAGGATCGCGGCTTAACGCGTGCTCTGGTCGAGCGGGTGCAGGCGGCGGGAGTGAAAGCGTTGTGTGTCACGGTGGACAGTCCCTTGGATGGCGCGCGCAATCGCCAGCAGCGCGCACACGTGCAGCTGCCACCTGGTGTCACTTATCCCCATTACGCCGGCCTCCGTGATGCGATTTCAATCCAGACGCTGGACGTCGTGAAACCGTTCAACCTGATGTGGAGCGATATCGAGTGGCTGCGTTCGTTTATCAAGGTGCCGATGCTGCTGAAGGGCGTGATGAATCCCGCGGACGCGGCCACCGGGCTGAAGGCCGGCGCCGACGGCATCATCGTGTCCAACCACGGTGGCCGCTGCCTCGATACGCAGCCGGCCACGATCGAGGCGCTCCCGCGTGTTGTTGCAGCGGTGAATGGACGCGTGCCGGTGATCGTGGACGGCGGTATCCGCCGCGGCACGGACATCGTCAAGGCGCTCGCGCTCGGCGCCGCGGCCGTGCAGATCGGCCGCCCCTACGTCTACGGGCTGGCGGCCGGGGGCGCGCCCGGTGTCACCCATGTGCTCAAGATTCTCCGCCAGGAGCTGCTGATGGCGATGTCGCTGCTCGGCTGCCCGACCCTCGCCTCGATCGACCGCACCATTCTCTGGAAATAA
- a CDS encoding Gfo/Idh/MocA family oxidoreductase, producing MKKIRFGITGSGYMGRTHAEAVQFHRDTAELVAIWGGSRAASLAGRCGVVAEPTLESLMARKDIDAIIITTPQHVHCQEAVLAMQSGKHVLVEKPMATKVEDCDRMLAAAAQHKRVLSLAYNLRFRINLPNVKRLIAEGAIGRVQSMHYSMIRQASVAGNFGGNKTSWIELPEVIGFVIDALPHGVDAIRWSTGAEVKRVAGFSRTFLPGRQIEDTTVGIMEYTNGAICSVHITKAADGEYKGEMARLSIVGSKGNLEMDGFGDLYLSDRAKGWRLVSTQPPVNPDDPDAAFKEGRMLAFRNQVQAFMDTINGKTTPIGMGRDGRQGLAACLALIKSSAEGRFVDLA from the coding sequence ATGAAAAAAATCCGTTTTGGCATCACCGGCTCCGGCTACATGGGTCGCACCCATGCGGAGGCCGTCCAATTTCACCGCGATACCGCCGAACTCGTCGCCATCTGGGGCGGCAGCCGCGCGGCGTCGCTCGCCGGGCGCTGTGGCGTCGTGGCCGAACCCACGCTCGAGTCGCTGATGGCCCGGAAGGACATCGATGCGATCATCATCACCACGCCGCAGCATGTGCACTGCCAGGAGGCGGTGCTGGCGATGCAATCGGGCAAACATGTGCTCGTCGAGAAGCCGATGGCGACCAAGGTGGAGGATTGCGACCGCATGCTGGCGGCCGCCGCGCAACACAAGCGCGTGCTCTCGCTCGCATACAACCTGCGCTTCCGCATCAATCTGCCCAACGTGAAGCGGCTGATCGCCGAGGGCGCGATCGGCCGGGTGCAAAGCATGCATTATTCAATGATTCGCCAGGCCTCGGTGGCCGGGAACTTTGGGGGCAACAAGACCAGCTGGATCGAGCTGCCCGAGGTGATCGGATTCGTTATCGACGCGTTGCCGCACGGCGTGGATGCCATCCGGTGGTCCACCGGGGCCGAGGTGAAGCGGGTTGCCGGCTTTAGCCGAACCTTCTTACCGGGTCGCCAGATTGAGGATACCACAGTGGGCATCATGGAATACACCAACGGCGCGATCTGCTCCGTCCACATCACCAAGGCCGCGGACGGCGAATACAAGGGCGAGATGGCCCGCCTCAGCATCGTCGGCAGCAAGGGGAATCTCGAAATGGACGGCTTCGGCGACCTTTACCTGAGCGATCGCGCCAAAGGGTGGCGGTTGGTCTCGACCCAGCCGCCGGTCAACCCGGACGATCCCGACGCGGCCTTCAAGGAAGGCCGCATGCTGGCCTTCCGCAACCAGGTCCAGGCGTTCATGGACACGATCAACGGCAAAACCACGCCGATTGGCATGGGGCGCGATGGCCGCCAGGGCCTGGCCGCCTGCCTGGCCTTGATCAAATCCAGCGCGGAGGGCCGCTTCGTTGACCTCGCGTGA